One segment of Meleagris gallopavo isolate NT-WF06-2002-E0010 breed Aviagen turkey brand Nicholas breeding stock chromosome 8, Turkey_5.1, whole genome shotgun sequence DNA contains the following:
- the ZFAND4 gene encoding AN1-type zinc finger protein 4 isoform X2: MANKKEPPFFNEDNMGTFHYKLPFYETMELFIETLTGTCFELCVSPFETVISVKAKIQRLEGIPISQQHLIWNNVELKDDYCLNDYNISEGCTLKLVLAMRGGPINTRRVPVEDPIREIAEYMDPSRDEIWEKGPSNKQVTFLVYREGDHLNFFRVVDREDGTLTPLSESLSGGSVYNLYADDEDETEASPSGQQIIENSITMNKMKLLKAKMENMNLSKKPKKAVKVKPRPPTAPRPSSGSAAAARHRFLRVLPHIGQSCLPPSGNSYPSESSQNALTALTSLATTGRTMPSPANDFLKEDNTWQSSSWSQSVSSIRLPPKISRVELENAKVPTNSILTPVSSLPANLEKVSENVTSTAEEDSVLYPNLTNVELCGTEEKLLSETDTFALFTEANTTEQCSEIHDTGKVNSELELSDGDEESKVLEQHKKPISKILSTAAMGTGLLSSHQLSQKSMLLSPLWYSSQVAHHSSLKPQTQPKCFESFNLRTTTSPNTLRSLEVRSIADYSFSRTARFHSMKLDSLSKRPDIIAKAEARGIADMANKASKEPVSSVNNLGFLASLARSASRESSQSSCGTGRFRTSGITLPTNLQNSHEESFRKTAPSNEAAEYILSAHGLGMNGSNAAVGKRVGEATHLPPVNGSIQAKKKVSKYCFLCGKKTGLATSYECRCGNNFCATHRYAETHTCTYDYKSAGRRYLQETNPIVSAPKLPKI; this comes from the exons GTATTCCCATCTCTCAGCAGCACTTAATTTGGAATAATGTGGAACTCAAAGATGACTATTGTTTGAATGATTATAA CATTTCAGAAGGCTGCACTCTGAAGTTAGTTCTGGCTATGCGAGGTGGACCTATTAACACTAGGAGAG tTCCTGTAGAAGACCCTATAAGGGAAATAGCCGAATACATGGATCCCAGCAGAGATGAGATATGGGAGAAAGGACCATCTAACAAACAAGTTACCTTCTTAGTATATCGAGAAGGAGATCACTTGAATTTCTTCCGTGTGGTTGACAGAGAAGATGGTACCTTAACTCCGTTGTCTGAATCTTTGAG tggtGGTTCAGTTTATAACTTATATGCTGATGATGAAGATGAGACAGAGGCGTCACCTTCTGGCCAACAGATTATTGAAAATTCAATTacaatgaataaaatgaaactgCTCAAGGCGAAGATGGAGAACATGAATCTAAGTAAAAAG CCTAAAAAAGCTGTCAAGGTGAAACCTCGTCCTCCAACAGCTCCTCGACCATCCAGTGGCTCGGCGGCTGCTGCTCGCCACCGGTTTTTAAGAGTGCTCCCTCATATTGGACAGTCCTGCCTACCTCCTTCTGGGAATTCATATCCTTCAGAGTCTTCTCAGAATGCACTTACAGCATTGACTTCTTTGGCCACGACTGGTAGAACAATGCCGTCCCCAGCTAATGACTTTCTTAAGGAAGACAACACTTGGCAGAGCAGTTCTTGGTCTCAGTCAGTTAGTAGCATCAGGTTACCACCAAAAATATCTCGTGTCGAACTAGAAAATGCAAAAGTACCTACAAATAGTATTTTGACTCCTGTTTCATCTCTGCCTGCAAATTTGGAAAAAGTGTCTGAAAACGTGACTTCAACAGCAGAGGAAGATTCTGTTTTGTATCCAAATCTAACAAATGTAGAACTGtgtggaacagaagaaaaacttctgtCTGAAACAGatacttttgctttgtttacagAAGCAAACACCACCGAACAGTGTAGCGAGATACATGATACAGGAAAGGTGAACTCAGAACTTGAACTCTCAGATGGAGATGAAGAATCTAAGGTTTTAGAACAGCACAAAAAACCTATAAGTAAAATACTGAGCACTGCAGCGATGGGAACTGGACTTCTCAGTAGTCATCAACTAAGTCAAAAAAGTATGCTTTTGTCACCTCTTTGGTATTCATCGCAAGTGGCACATCATAGTTCTTTGAAACCACAAACACAACCCAAATGCTTTGAGTCTTTTAACTTGAGAACTACAACCTCACCAAACACACTCCGATCCTTGGAAGTCCGTAGTATAGCAGATTACTCTTTTTCTCGGACTGCTAGATTTCATAGCATGAAACTTGATTCACTTAGCAAAAGACCTGATATAATTGCTAAAGCAGAAGCCAGAGGCATTGCAGATATGGCTAACAAGGCATCCAAAGAACCTGTGAGTTCTGTAAATAACTTAGGATTTCTAGCTTCGCTGGCCCGAAGTGCAAGCAGGGAAAGTTCACAGAGTTCTTGTGGGACTGGGAGGTTTCGGACTTCTGGTATTACACTACCTACAAACCTTCAGAATTCTCATGAAGAAAGCTTTAGGAAAACTGCTCCTTCAAATGAAGCTGCTGAATATATCCTA tctgcGCATGGGCTTGGAATGAATGGAAGTAATGCAGCTGTAGGGAAAAGAGTAG GTGAAGCAACCCATCTCCCACCTGTGAATGGCTCAATTcaagcaaaaaagaaagtttcAAAGTACTGCTTTCTCTGTGGCAAGAAAACTGGATTGGCAACCAGCTATGAGTGCAG ATGTGGAAACAACTTCTGTGCAACTCACCGCTATGCAGAGACTCACACCTGCACCTACGACTATAAGAGTGCAGGGAGAAGGTATTTACAGGAGACCAATCCCATCGTTAGTGCACCAAAGCTTCCCAAAATCTAA
- the ZFAND4 gene encoding AN1-type zinc finger protein 4 isoform X1 translates to MANKKEPPFFNEDNMGTFHYKLPFYETMELFIETLTGTCFELCVSPFETVISVKAKIQRLEGIPISQQHLIWNNVELKDDYCLNDYNISEGCTLKLVLAMRGGPINTRRVPVEDPIREIAEYMDPSRDEIWEKGPSNKQVTFLVYREGDHLNFFRVVDREDGTLTPLSESLSGGSVYNLYADDEDETEASPSGQQIIENSITMNKMKLLKAKMENMNLSKKPKKAVKVKPRPPTAPRPSSGSAAAARHRFLRVLPHIGQSCLPPSGNSYPSESSQNALTALTSLATTGRTMPSPANDFLKEDNTWQSSSWSQSVSSIRLPPKISRVELENAKVPTNSILTPVSSLPANLEKVSENVTSTAEEDSVLYPNLTNVELCGTEEKLLSETDTFALFTEANTTEQCSEIHDTGKVNSELELSDGDEESKVLEQHKKPISKILSTAAMGTGLLSSHQLSQKSMLLSPLWYSSQVAHHSSLKPQTQPKCFESFNLRTTTSPNTLRSLEVRSIADYSFSRTARFHSMKLDSLSKRPDIIAKAEARGIADMANKASKEPVSSVNNLGFLASLARSASRESSQSSCGTGRFRTSGITLPTNLQNSHEESFRKTAPSNEAAEYILSAHGLGMNGSNAAVGKRVAGEATHLPPVNGSIQAKKKVSKYCFLCGKKTGLATSYECRCGNNFCATHRYAETHTCTYDYKSAGRRYLQETNPIVSAPKLPKI, encoded by the exons GTATTCCCATCTCTCAGCAGCACTTAATTTGGAATAATGTGGAACTCAAAGATGACTATTGTTTGAATGATTATAA CATTTCAGAAGGCTGCACTCTGAAGTTAGTTCTGGCTATGCGAGGTGGACCTATTAACACTAGGAGAG tTCCTGTAGAAGACCCTATAAGGGAAATAGCCGAATACATGGATCCCAGCAGAGATGAGATATGGGAGAAAGGACCATCTAACAAACAAGTTACCTTCTTAGTATATCGAGAAGGAGATCACTTGAATTTCTTCCGTGTGGTTGACAGAGAAGATGGTACCTTAACTCCGTTGTCTGAATCTTTGAG tggtGGTTCAGTTTATAACTTATATGCTGATGATGAAGATGAGACAGAGGCGTCACCTTCTGGCCAACAGATTATTGAAAATTCAATTacaatgaataaaatgaaactgCTCAAGGCGAAGATGGAGAACATGAATCTAAGTAAAAAG CCTAAAAAAGCTGTCAAGGTGAAACCTCGTCCTCCAACAGCTCCTCGACCATCCAGTGGCTCGGCGGCTGCTGCTCGCCACCGGTTTTTAAGAGTGCTCCCTCATATTGGACAGTCCTGCCTACCTCCTTCTGGGAATTCATATCCTTCAGAGTCTTCTCAGAATGCACTTACAGCATTGACTTCTTTGGCCACGACTGGTAGAACAATGCCGTCCCCAGCTAATGACTTTCTTAAGGAAGACAACACTTGGCAGAGCAGTTCTTGGTCTCAGTCAGTTAGTAGCATCAGGTTACCACCAAAAATATCTCGTGTCGAACTAGAAAATGCAAAAGTACCTACAAATAGTATTTTGACTCCTGTTTCATCTCTGCCTGCAAATTTGGAAAAAGTGTCTGAAAACGTGACTTCAACAGCAGAGGAAGATTCTGTTTTGTATCCAAATCTAACAAATGTAGAACTGtgtggaacagaagaaaaacttctgtCTGAAACAGatacttttgctttgtttacagAAGCAAACACCACCGAACAGTGTAGCGAGATACATGATACAGGAAAGGTGAACTCAGAACTTGAACTCTCAGATGGAGATGAAGAATCTAAGGTTTTAGAACAGCACAAAAAACCTATAAGTAAAATACTGAGCACTGCAGCGATGGGAACTGGACTTCTCAGTAGTCATCAACTAAGTCAAAAAAGTATGCTTTTGTCACCTCTTTGGTATTCATCGCAAGTGGCACATCATAGTTCTTTGAAACCACAAACACAACCCAAATGCTTTGAGTCTTTTAACTTGAGAACTACAACCTCACCAAACACACTCCGATCCTTGGAAGTCCGTAGTATAGCAGATTACTCTTTTTCTCGGACTGCTAGATTTCATAGCATGAAACTTGATTCACTTAGCAAAAGACCTGATATAATTGCTAAAGCAGAAGCCAGAGGCATTGCAGATATGGCTAACAAGGCATCCAAAGAACCTGTGAGTTCTGTAAATAACTTAGGATTTCTAGCTTCGCTGGCCCGAAGTGCAAGCAGGGAAAGTTCACAGAGTTCTTGTGGGACTGGGAGGTTTCGGACTTCTGGTATTACACTACCTACAAACCTTCAGAATTCTCATGAAGAAAGCTTTAGGAAAACTGCTCCTTCAAATGAAGCTGCTGAATATATCCTA tctgcGCATGGGCTTGGAATGAATGGAAGTAATGCAGCTGTAGGGAAAAGAGTAG CAGGTGAAGCAACCCATCTCCCACCTGTGAATGGCTCAATTcaagcaaaaaagaaagtttcAAAGTACTGCTTTCTCTGTGGCAAGAAAACTGGATTGGCAACCAGCTATGAGTGCAG ATGTGGAAACAACTTCTGTGCAACTCACCGCTATGCAGAGACTCACACCTGCACCTACGACTATAAGAGTGCAGGGAGAAGGTATTTACAGGAGACCAATCCCATCGTTAGTGCACCAAAGCTTCCCAAAATCTAA
- the ZFAND4 gene encoding AN1-type zinc finger protein 4 isoform X4 gives MIIIPVEDPIREIAEYMDPSRDEIWEKGPSNKQVTFLVYREGDHLNFFRVVDREDGTLTPLSESLSGGSVYNLYADDEDETEASPSGQQIIENSITMNKMKLLKAKMENMNLSKKPKKAVKVKPRPPTAPRPSSGSAAAARHRFLRVLPHIGQSCLPPSGNSYPSESSQNALTALTSLATTGRTMPSPANDFLKEDNTWQSSSWSQSVSSIRLPPKISRVELENAKVPTNSILTPVSSLPANLEKVSENVTSTAEEDSVLYPNLTNVELCGTEEKLLSETDTFALFTEANTTEQCSEIHDTGKVNSELELSDGDEESKVLEQHKKPISKILSTAAMGTGLLSSHQLSQKSMLLSPLWYSSQVAHHSSLKPQTQPKCFESFNLRTTTSPNTLRSLEVRSIADYSFSRTARFHSMKLDSLSKRPDIIAKAEARGIADMANKASKEPVSSVNNLGFLASLARSASRESSQSSCGTGRFRTSGITLPTNLQNSHEESFRKTAPSNEAAEYILSAHGLGMNGSNAAVGKRVAGEATHLPPVNGSIQAKKKVSKYCFLCGKKTGLATSYECRCGNNFCATHRYAETHTCTYDYKSAGRRYLQETNPIVSAPKLPKI, from the exons ATGATTATAA tTCCTGTAGAAGACCCTATAAGGGAAATAGCCGAATACATGGATCCCAGCAGAGATGAGATATGGGAGAAAGGACCATCTAACAAACAAGTTACCTTCTTAGTATATCGAGAAGGAGATCACTTGAATTTCTTCCGTGTGGTTGACAGAGAAGATGGTACCTTAACTCCGTTGTCTGAATCTTTGAG tggtGGTTCAGTTTATAACTTATATGCTGATGATGAAGATGAGACAGAGGCGTCACCTTCTGGCCAACAGATTATTGAAAATTCAATTacaatgaataaaatgaaactgCTCAAGGCGAAGATGGAGAACATGAATCTAAGTAAAAAG CCTAAAAAAGCTGTCAAGGTGAAACCTCGTCCTCCAACAGCTCCTCGACCATCCAGTGGCTCGGCGGCTGCTGCTCGCCACCGGTTTTTAAGAGTGCTCCCTCATATTGGACAGTCCTGCCTACCTCCTTCTGGGAATTCATATCCTTCAGAGTCTTCTCAGAATGCACTTACAGCATTGACTTCTTTGGCCACGACTGGTAGAACAATGCCGTCCCCAGCTAATGACTTTCTTAAGGAAGACAACACTTGGCAGAGCAGTTCTTGGTCTCAGTCAGTTAGTAGCATCAGGTTACCACCAAAAATATCTCGTGTCGAACTAGAAAATGCAAAAGTACCTACAAATAGTATTTTGACTCCTGTTTCATCTCTGCCTGCAAATTTGGAAAAAGTGTCTGAAAACGTGACTTCAACAGCAGAGGAAGATTCTGTTTTGTATCCAAATCTAACAAATGTAGAACTGtgtggaacagaagaaaaacttctgtCTGAAACAGatacttttgctttgtttacagAAGCAAACACCACCGAACAGTGTAGCGAGATACATGATACAGGAAAGGTGAACTCAGAACTTGAACTCTCAGATGGAGATGAAGAATCTAAGGTTTTAGAACAGCACAAAAAACCTATAAGTAAAATACTGAGCACTGCAGCGATGGGAACTGGACTTCTCAGTAGTCATCAACTAAGTCAAAAAAGTATGCTTTTGTCACCTCTTTGGTATTCATCGCAAGTGGCACATCATAGTTCTTTGAAACCACAAACACAACCCAAATGCTTTGAGTCTTTTAACTTGAGAACTACAACCTCACCAAACACACTCCGATCCTTGGAAGTCCGTAGTATAGCAGATTACTCTTTTTCTCGGACTGCTAGATTTCATAGCATGAAACTTGATTCACTTAGCAAAAGACCTGATATAATTGCTAAAGCAGAAGCCAGAGGCATTGCAGATATGGCTAACAAGGCATCCAAAGAACCTGTGAGTTCTGTAAATAACTTAGGATTTCTAGCTTCGCTGGCCCGAAGTGCAAGCAGGGAAAGTTCACAGAGTTCTTGTGGGACTGGGAGGTTTCGGACTTCTGGTATTACACTACCTACAAACCTTCAGAATTCTCATGAAGAAAGCTTTAGGAAAACTGCTCCTTCAAATGAAGCTGCTGAATATATCCTA tctgcGCATGGGCTTGGAATGAATGGAAGTAATGCAGCTGTAGGGAAAAGAGTAG CAGGTGAAGCAACCCATCTCCCACCTGTGAATGGCTCAATTcaagcaaaaaagaaagtttcAAAGTACTGCTTTCTCTGTGGCAAGAAAACTGGATTGGCAACCAGCTATGAGTGCAG ATGTGGAAACAACTTCTGTGCAACTCACCGCTATGCAGAGACTCACACCTGCACCTACGACTATAAGAGTGCAGGGAGAAGGTATTTACAGGAGACCAATCCCATCGTTAGTGCACCAAAGCTTCCCAAAATCTAA
- the ZFAND4 gene encoding AN1-type zinc finger protein 4 isoform X3, producing the protein MANKKEPPFFNEDNMGTFHYKLPFYETMELFIETLTGTCFELCVSPFETVISVKAKIQRLEGIPISQQHLIWNNVELKDDYCLNDYNISEGCTLKLVLAMRGGPINTRRVPVEDPIREIAEYMDPSRDEIWEKGPSNKQVTFLVYREGDHLNFFRVVDREDGTLTPLSESLSGGSVYNLYADDEDETEASPSGQQIIENSITMNKMKLLKAKMENMNLSKKPKKAVKVKPRPPTAPRPSSGSAAAARHRFLRVLPHIGQSCLPPSGNSYPSESSQNALTALTSLATTGRTMPSPANDFLKEDNTWQSSSWSQSVSSIRLPPKISRVELENAKVPTNSILTPVSSLPANLEKVSENVTSTAEEDSVLYPNLTNVELCGTEEKLLSETDTFALFTEANTTEQCSEIHDTGKVNSELELSDGDEESKVLEQHKKPISKILSTAAMGTGLLSSHQLSQKSMLLSPLWYSSQVAHHSSLKPQTQPKCFESFNLRTTTSPNTLRSLEVRSIADYSFSRTARFHSMKLDSLSKRPDIIAKAEARGIADMANKASKEPVSSVNNLGFLASLARSASRESSQSSCGTGRFRTSGITLPTNLQNSHEESFRKTAPSNEAAEYILSAHGLGMNGSNAAVGKRVAGEATHLPPVNGSIQAKKKVSKYCFLCGKKTGLATSYECSQEAT; encoded by the exons GTATTCCCATCTCTCAGCAGCACTTAATTTGGAATAATGTGGAACTCAAAGATGACTATTGTTTGAATGATTATAA CATTTCAGAAGGCTGCACTCTGAAGTTAGTTCTGGCTATGCGAGGTGGACCTATTAACACTAGGAGAG tTCCTGTAGAAGACCCTATAAGGGAAATAGCCGAATACATGGATCCCAGCAGAGATGAGATATGGGAGAAAGGACCATCTAACAAACAAGTTACCTTCTTAGTATATCGAGAAGGAGATCACTTGAATTTCTTCCGTGTGGTTGACAGAGAAGATGGTACCTTAACTCCGTTGTCTGAATCTTTGAG tggtGGTTCAGTTTATAACTTATATGCTGATGATGAAGATGAGACAGAGGCGTCACCTTCTGGCCAACAGATTATTGAAAATTCAATTacaatgaataaaatgaaactgCTCAAGGCGAAGATGGAGAACATGAATCTAAGTAAAAAG CCTAAAAAAGCTGTCAAGGTGAAACCTCGTCCTCCAACAGCTCCTCGACCATCCAGTGGCTCGGCGGCTGCTGCTCGCCACCGGTTTTTAAGAGTGCTCCCTCATATTGGACAGTCCTGCCTACCTCCTTCTGGGAATTCATATCCTTCAGAGTCTTCTCAGAATGCACTTACAGCATTGACTTCTTTGGCCACGACTGGTAGAACAATGCCGTCCCCAGCTAATGACTTTCTTAAGGAAGACAACACTTGGCAGAGCAGTTCTTGGTCTCAGTCAGTTAGTAGCATCAGGTTACCACCAAAAATATCTCGTGTCGAACTAGAAAATGCAAAAGTACCTACAAATAGTATTTTGACTCCTGTTTCATCTCTGCCTGCAAATTTGGAAAAAGTGTCTGAAAACGTGACTTCAACAGCAGAGGAAGATTCTGTTTTGTATCCAAATCTAACAAATGTAGAACTGtgtggaacagaagaaaaacttctgtCTGAAACAGatacttttgctttgtttacagAAGCAAACACCACCGAACAGTGTAGCGAGATACATGATACAGGAAAGGTGAACTCAGAACTTGAACTCTCAGATGGAGATGAAGAATCTAAGGTTTTAGAACAGCACAAAAAACCTATAAGTAAAATACTGAGCACTGCAGCGATGGGAACTGGACTTCTCAGTAGTCATCAACTAAGTCAAAAAAGTATGCTTTTGTCACCTCTTTGGTATTCATCGCAAGTGGCACATCATAGTTCTTTGAAACCACAAACACAACCCAAATGCTTTGAGTCTTTTAACTTGAGAACTACAACCTCACCAAACACACTCCGATCCTTGGAAGTCCGTAGTATAGCAGATTACTCTTTTTCTCGGACTGCTAGATTTCATAGCATGAAACTTGATTCACTTAGCAAAAGACCTGATATAATTGCTAAAGCAGAAGCCAGAGGCATTGCAGATATGGCTAACAAGGCATCCAAAGAACCTGTGAGTTCTGTAAATAACTTAGGATTTCTAGCTTCGCTGGCCCGAAGTGCAAGCAGGGAAAGTTCACAGAGTTCTTGTGGGACTGGGAGGTTTCGGACTTCTGGTATTACACTACCTACAAACCTTCAGAATTCTCATGAAGAAAGCTTTAGGAAAACTGCTCCTTCAAATGAAGCTGCTGAATATATCCTA tctgcGCATGGGCTTGGAATGAATGGAAGTAATGCAGCTGTAGGGAAAAGAGTAG CAGGTGAAGCAACCCATCTCCCACCTGTGAATGGCTCAATTcaagcaaaaaagaaagtttcAAAGTACTGCTTTCTCTGTGGCAAGAAAACTGGATTGGCAACCAGCTATGAGTGCAG TCAAGAAGCAACTTAA